The following are from one region of the Prevotella communis genome:
- a CDS encoding 2-amino-4-hydroxy-6-hydroxymethyldihydropteridine diphosphokinase: MHQVILSLGANYQAEKNLPEAQKSLGQILFSPHYTDAIWTEPIASKRTDLYLNQLVKAQTELDFEALIKAIKEIEIWHGRTPEEREQGIVRIDIDVLEFDGVHHHQRDWERPYVKDLLPQL; the protein is encoded by the coding sequence ATGCATCAAGTAATTCTTTCACTCGGTGCCAACTATCAAGCGGAAAAGAATCTGCCCGAAGCACAAAAAAGCCTCGGGCAGATACTCTTTTCACCACATTATACGGATGCTATCTGGACAGAACCGATAGCCAGTAAACGAACGGATCTTTATCTGAATCAACTGGTCAAAGCACAGACAGAACTTGATTTCGAGGCTTTGATAAAGGCTATCAAGGAGATAGAGATTTGGCACGGACGCACGCCGGAAGAGCGCGAACAGGGTATTGTACGTATAGATATTGACGTCTTAGAGTTTGACGGCGTACATCATCACCAACGCGACTGGGAACGTCCTTACGTAAAAGACCTCTTACCTCAGCTTTAA
- the feoB gene encoding ferrous iron transport protein B — protein MKLSELKNGEQGVIVKVLGHGGFRKRIIEMGFIKGQTVEVLQNAPLQDPVKYRIMGYEVSLRRQEAEQVVVVSVSEAHEMESQVVLQGHEEDYLQHRALQQRRTIHVALVGNPNCGKTSLFNFASGAHAHVGNYSGVTVDAAEAHAQMFGYEFLLTDLPGTYSLSCYSPEELYVRKHLSEQMPDVVINVVDASNLERNLYLTTQLVDMNVRMVCALNMYDEFERRGDKLDIPTLSSLFGMPMIPTSFKTGRGLKELFRAVIQVYEGKQGTSRHLHINYGHEIEQGISHIQQYLKADEHIRQRYSTRYLAIKLLEHDSDVLQYIGQHLAEEHRPEDRKQLLQARDVAAARVQEETGSDSETAIMDAKYGFINGALKEAGYVTGTKEDTYRTTHRIDHILSHKVWGFPVFFAILFIMFQTTFMLGQYPMDWIDAGVEWLGEWIGTTMEDGPLRSMLVDGVIGGVGSVIVFLPQILILYCFISIMEDSGYMARAAFIMDKLMHKMGLHGKSFIPLVMGFGCNVPAVMATRTIESRRSRLITMMILPLMSCSARLPIYIMIIGTFFAVEYQSWIMISLYAIGILLSVVVSKVFSSFIIKGDDTPFVMELPPYRFPTLKAVVRHTWEKGKEYLKKMGGIILVASILVWAMGYFSFTGVAESMETSIIGRMGQAVAPVFAPQGFNWQLDVSLITGVGAKEIVASSIGVLGGLESLTPLQAYCYLLFVLIYFPCIATVVAIKNETGSWRWACVSAVYTTCLAWVVSAVVYQIGSLLC, from the coding sequence ATGAAACTTTCTGAATTGAAAAATGGAGAGCAGGGTGTTATCGTGAAGGTGTTGGGTCACGGTGGCTTCCGCAAGCGTATCATAGAGATGGGATTTATCAAGGGACAGACCGTAGAGGTGCTGCAGAATGCGCCCCTTCAGGATCCCGTGAAATACCGTATAATGGGCTATGAGGTGTCACTTCGTCGTCAGGAGGCCGAGCAGGTGGTGGTGGTTTCTGTCTCTGAAGCACACGAGATGGAATCGCAGGTAGTGCTGCAAGGGCACGAGGAGGACTACCTACAGCACCGGGCCTTGCAGCAGCGCCGTACGATACATGTGGCACTGGTGGGCAATCCCAACTGTGGTAAGACCTCGCTATTTAATTTCGCTTCTGGTGCCCATGCTCATGTGGGCAACTATAGTGGTGTCACCGTGGATGCCGCCGAGGCCCACGCACAGATGTTCGGTTATGAGTTTCTGCTTACCGACCTGCCCGGTACTTATTCCCTCTCGTGCTATAGTCCTGAGGAACTTTATGTCAGAAAACATCTCTCGGAACAGATGCCCGACGTGGTGATTAATGTGGTGGATGCCTCTAATCTGGAGCGCAACCTGTATCTCACCACCCAGTTGGTGGATATGAATGTGCGTATGGTGTGCGCCCTGAATATGTATGACGAGTTTGAACGTCGTGGCGACAAACTGGATATCCCTACGCTCTCGTCTCTTTTTGGCATGCCCATGATTCCTACGTCGTTTAAGACGGGTAGGGGACTCAAGGAACTTTTCCGTGCCGTGATTCAGGTCTATGAGGGCAAACAGGGTACCTCGCGACATCTGCATATCAACTATGGTCACGAGATAGAACAGGGTATCAGTCATATCCAGCAGTACCTGAAGGCTGATGAACATATCCGTCAGCGTTATTCTACCCGTTATCTGGCTATCAAGCTCCTGGAGCACGATAGTGATGTGCTGCAGTATATTGGACAGCATCTTGCCGAGGAACATCGTCCTGAGGATCGTAAGCAGCTCCTTCAGGCACGAGATGTGGCTGCTGCACGTGTGCAGGAGGAAACAGGTTCTGATTCCGAGACCGCCATCATGGATGCCAAGTATGGCTTTATCAATGGTGCGCTGAAGGAAGCTGGTTATGTGACGGGAACCAAGGAGGATACCTATCGCACGACCCACCGCATAGACCATATACTGTCGCATAAGGTATGGGGCTTCCCCGTTTTTTTCGCCATTCTCTTCATCATGTTCCAGACCACCTTCATGCTGGGCCAGTATCCTATGGACTGGATAGATGCCGGTGTAGAGTGGTTGGGCGAGTGGATAGGTACTACGATGGAGGACGGTCCGCTTCGTTCGATGCTTGTCGACGGTGTCATTGGCGGTGTTGGCAGCGTTATTGTGTTCCTTCCCCAGATTCTTATCCTCTATTGCTTTATCTCCATCATGGAGGACTCTGGCTATATGGCCCGTGCTGCTTTCATCATGGACAAATTGATGCATAAGATGGGACTTCACGGCAAGTCATTCATCCCTCTTGTCATGGGCTTTGGCTGTAATGTGCCAGCCGTGATGGCTACCCGTACCATTGAGAGCCGTCGCTCACGTCTCATCACGATGATGATACTCCCCTTGATGTCGTGCTCTGCACGCCTACCTATTTATATCATGATTATCGGTACCTTCTTCGCCGTAGAGTATCAGTCGTGGATTATGATATCCCTCTATGCCATTGGTATCCTGCTTTCGGTGGTGGTAAGTAAGGTATTCTCTTCCTTTATCATCAAGGGTGACGATACTCCGTTTGTGATGGAACTGCCGCCTTATCGTTTCCCCACACTGAAGGCTGTGGTGCGCCATACATGGGAGAAGGGTAAGGAATATCTGAAGAAAATGGGTGGTATCATCCTGGTTGCCAGTATCCTGGTGTGGGCTATGGGCTATTTCAGTTTTACGGGAGTGGCAGAGTCGATGGAGACCAGTATCATTGGCCGCATGGGACAGGCCGTTGCACCAGTCTTTGCCCCTCAGGGCTTCAACTGGCAGTTGGATGTATCGCTTATCACCGGTGTTGGCGCTAAGGAGATTGTTGCATCATCTATTGGTGTGCTGGGCGGACTGGAGTCGCTCACGCCTCTGCAGGCCTATTGCTACCTGCTCTTTGTGCTGATTTATTTCCCCTGTATAGCTACTGTCGTTGCTATTAAGAACGAGACCGGCTCCTGGCGTTGGGCTTGCGTGTCTGCCGTTTACACCACTTGTCTTGCCTGGGTGGTCTCTGCTGTGGTCTATCAGATAGGCTCTTTGCTCTGCTAG
- the proS gene encoding proline--tRNA ligase, translated as MAKELKDLTKRADNYSQWFNDLVVKADLAEQSAVRGCMVIKPYGYAIWEKMQHELDRMFKETGAQNAYFPLLIPKSFLSREAEHVEGFAKECAVVTHYRLRAKEDKSGVEVDPSAKLEEELIVRPTSETIIWNTYKNWIHSWRDLPLMCNQWCNVMRWEMRTRPFLRTSEFLWQEGHTAHATREEAEQEAQKMLKVYAKFAEEWMAVPVVQGVKSETERFAGALDTYTIEAMMQDGKALQSGTSHFLGQNFAKAFEVTYLNKENKPEYVWATSWGVSTRLIGALIMTHSDDNGLVLPPRLAPIQVVIIPIATKPEQMELVNKEVQPIIEKLRKAGITVKFDDSDNKRPGFKFADYELKGVPVRLVLGARDLENGTIEVMRRDTLEKETRSIEGIAEYVEQLLEDIQKNIFEKAKTYRDAHIYECDNYEEFKERIKDGGFFLCHWDGTAETEAKIKEETQATIRCVPFGVEQTPGVDMVSGKPSKARVIIARSY; from the coding sequence ATGGCAAAAGAATTAAAAGATTTAACAAAAAGAGCCGATAATTACAGCCAGTGGTTCAACGACCTTGTTGTCAAGGCCGACCTCGCTGAACAGTCGGCTGTACGTGGCTGTATGGTTATCAAGCCCTATGGATATGCCATTTGGGAGAAGATGCAGCACGAGCTTGACCGTATGTTCAAGGAGACTGGCGCTCAGAACGCTTATTTCCCCCTGCTGATACCAAAGTCATTCCTCAGCCGTGAGGCCGAGCACGTAGAGGGCTTCGCCAAGGAGTGCGCCGTGGTGACTCACTATCGTCTGCGCGCCAAGGAAGACAAGAGTGGTGTTGAGGTTGACCCCTCTGCCAAACTCGAAGAGGAACTCATTGTCCGTCCTACTTCAGAAACAATTATCTGGAACACCTATAAGAACTGGATTCACTCTTGGCGCGATCTGCCCCTGATGTGCAACCAGTGGTGTAACGTAATGCGCTGGGAGATGCGTACACGTCCTTTCCTCCGCACCAGTGAGTTCCTGTGGCAGGAAGGTCACACCGCTCATGCCACTCGCGAAGAGGCTGAGCAGGAGGCACAGAAGATGCTGAAGGTCTATGCCAAGTTCGCTGAGGAGTGGATGGCCGTACCCGTTGTCCAGGGTGTTAAGAGTGAGACCGAGCGTTTCGCCGGTGCACTGGATACCTACACCATCGAGGCTATGATGCAGGACGGTAAGGCCCTACAGAGCGGAACCTCTCACTTCCTGGGTCAGAACTTCGCCAAGGCTTTCGAGGTTACATATCTCAATAAGGAGAATAAGCCTGAATATGTATGGGCTACATCATGGGGCGTTTCTACCCGTCTGATTGGTGCACTCATCATGACACACTCTGACGATAACGGTCTGGTATTGCCTCCACGTCTGGCTCCTATCCAGGTAGTGATTATTCCTATCGCCACCAAGCCCGAGCAGATGGAACTGGTCAACAAGGAGGTTCAGCCTATCATCGAGAAGCTTCGCAAAGCTGGCATCACAGTGAAGTTCGACGACTCAGACAATAAGCGTCCTGGATTCAAGTTTGCCGACTACGAATTGAAGGGTGTTCCCGTACGTCTGGTACTGGGTGCCCGCGATCTTGAGAATGGCACCATCGAGGTGATGCGTCGTGACACTCTGGAGAAAGAGACTCGCTCTATCGAGGGTATCGCAGAATATGTTGAGCAATTGCTCGAGGATATCCAGAAGAACATCTTCGAGAAGGCCAAGACTTATCGTGATGCACATATCTACGAGTGCGACAACTACGAGGAGTTCAAGGAGCGCATCAAGGACGGTGGTTTCTTCCTCTGCCACTGGGACGGTACAGCCGAGACCGAGGCAAAGATCAAGGAAGAGACTCAGGCAACTATCCGCTGCGTGCCATTCGGCGTAGAGCAGACACCTGGTGTCGATATGGTAAGCGGCAAGCCTTCCAAGGCTCGTGTTATCATTGCCCGCAGCTACTAA
- a CDS encoding phospho-sugar mutase, whose translation MENNAQLIAQCEARAKVWLSPAFDEETRKEVQAMLDAEDKSALIDAFYQNLEFGTGGLRGIMGAGTNRMNKYIVGMATQGFANYINKAFPNMQPAVVVGHDCRNNGRMFAETVADIFSANGIKVYLFESLRPTPEISFAIRQLKCQAGVNVTASHNPREYNGYKAYWDDGAQVLAPHDKGIIDEVNKVKIEDVKFQGNKDLIIPIGGEMDWDYIAAVKEAMVDQDVILRQKDLNIVYSPMHGTGRVIVPMALRSWGFQNIHVVPEQMVIDGNFPTVVSPNPENAEAMTLGMKLGTKLNADLVIASDPDADRLAIVCRNAKGEWEILNGNQTCMMFCWYIIANKKKLGQLKGNEFLVKTIVTTEVIAEIAKKNGVELMDCYTGFKWIANEIRVNEGKKKYIGGGEESFGFLPFDKVRDKDSPASICLICEIASWARDNGMTLYDLLMNIYKEYGFSKEYTINVVRPGKTGADEIKQMMTDFRNNPPQTLGGSKVVLVKDYKTLEAKDAQGNVTKLDMPDTSNVLQWFCEDGTKVSVRPSGTEPKIKFYTEIKDASFSGAADYERCTKAAEAKIELLKKDLKL comes from the coding sequence ATGGAAAACAACGCTCAACTCATTGCCCAGTGCGAGGCACGGGCAAAGGTGTGGCTCTCTCCTGCTTTCGACGAGGAGACCCGCAAGGAAGTTCAGGCTATGCTTGACGCAGAGGATAAAAGTGCACTTATCGACGCTTTCTATCAGAATCTGGAATTCGGTACGGGTGGTTTGCGTGGCATTATGGGTGCTGGCACCAACCGCATGAATAAGTATATTGTAGGTATGGCTACTCAGGGATTTGCCAACTACATCAACAAGGCATTCCCCAACATGCAGCCTGCTGTGGTTGTAGGACACGACTGTCGTAACAATGGCCGTATGTTTGCTGAGACAGTTGCAGATATCTTCTCAGCCAACGGCATCAAGGTTTATCTCTTTGAGAGCCTCCGTCCTACACCGGAGATTTCTTTCGCTATCCGTCAGTTGAAGTGTCAGGCTGGTGTCAATGTCACCGCTTCTCACAACCCCCGCGAGTATAATGGTTACAAGGCTTACTGGGACGATGGTGCTCAGGTATTGGCTCCCCATGACAAGGGTATCATTGACGAGGTAAACAAGGTTAAGATTGAGGATGTGAAGTTCCAGGGCAACAAAGACCTGATCATTCCTATTGGTGGTGAGATGGACTGGGACTATATCGCAGCCGTAAAAGAGGCTATGGTCGATCAGGATGTTATCCTGCGTCAGAAAGACCTCAATATCGTATACTCACCTATGCATGGTACTGGTCGTGTGATTGTTCCTATGGCTCTGCGTTCTTGGGGCTTCCAGAATATTCATGTAGTACCCGAGCAGATGGTTATCGATGGAAACTTCCCCACAGTCGTTTCTCCTAACCCCGAGAATGCCGAGGCTATGACACTGGGTATGAAACTGGGTACGAAGCTCAATGCTGACCTGGTGATTGCCTCAGACCCCGATGCCGACCGTTTGGCTATTGTTTGCCGCAATGCCAAGGGTGAGTGGGAAATCCTGAATGGTAACCAGACCTGTATGATGTTCTGCTGGTACATCATTGCCAACAAGAAGAAACTTGGTCAGTTGAAGGGTAATGAGTTCCTCGTGAAGACTATCGTGACTACCGAGGTTATTGCCGAGATTGCCAAGAAGAATGGCGTAGAACTGATGGACTGCTACACCGGCTTCAAGTGGATTGCCAACGAGATTCGCGTGAACGAAGGCAAGAAGAAGTATATCGGTGGTGGTGAGGAAAGCTTTGGCTTCCTGCCATTTGACAAGGTACGCGATAAGGATTCTCCCGCTTCTATCTGCTTGATTTGTGAGATTGCTTCTTGGGCTCGTGACAACGGTATGACGCTCTATGACCTGCTTATGAATATCTATAAGGAGTACGGCTTCTCTAAGGAGTACACTATCAACGTGGTTCGTCCTGGTAAGACCGGTGCCGATGAGATTAAGCAGATGATGACCGACTTCCGTAACAATCCTCCCCAGACATTGGGCGGCTCAAAGGTTGTCTTGGTGAAAGACTACAAGACCCTTGAGGCTAAGGATGCTCAGGGCAATGTTACCAAGTTGGATATGCCTGACACCTCTAACGTACTGCAGTGGTTCTGTGAGGACGGTACCAAGGTTTCCGTTCGTCCTTCAGGTACTGAGCCAAAGATTAAGTTTTACACGGAAATTAAGGACGCAAGCTTCTCTGGCGCAGCCGATTATGAGCGTTGCACAAAGGCAGCAGAAGCTAAGATTGAACTCCTGAAGAAAGATTTGAAACTCTAA
- the mtgA gene encoding monofunctional biosynthetic peptidoglycan transglycosylase has protein sequence MLQRIRKIAQWGLALFFGTTILSVVVLKFLPVYYTPLMFIRLFQLDEMKLSHTWVTLDEMSPSMPLAVMASEDAKFPDHWGFDFEAIQYAAKRNKEHPEKNRLGASTISQQTAKNVFLWPGRSWVRKGLEAYFTVLIEVFWSKERIMEVYLNSIEMGPGIYGVQAVAEEHFGCDAKDLTPSQCALIAATLPNPRRFSSKEPSRYMKKRQRQIRANMRYVKPLEK, from the coding sequence ATTCTTCAACGCATTAGAAAAATAGCCCAATGGGGCTTGGCATTATTCTTCGGCACTACCATTCTTTCTGTGGTAGTGCTGAAGTTTTTACCAGTCTATTACACCCCGCTGATGTTTATCCGTCTCTTCCAGTTGGACGAGATGAAGCTGAGTCATACGTGGGTGACACTAGACGAGATGTCGCCATCCATGCCACTTGCTGTGATGGCCAGTGAGGATGCAAAATTCCCTGATCACTGGGGCTTCGACTTCGAAGCTATCCAGTATGCAGCCAAGCGTAATAAAGAGCATCCTGAGAAAAACAGATTGGGCGCTTCGACAATCAGTCAGCAGACAGCCAAGAATGTATTTTTGTGGCCCGGTCGTTCCTGGGTACGTAAGGGATTGGAAGCCTACTTTACTGTCTTGATAGAGGTGTTCTGGTCAAAGGAACGTATCATGGAAGTCTATCTCAATTCCATCGAGATGGGACCTGGTATCTATGGCGTGCAGGCTGTAGCCGAAGAGCATTTTGGATGTGATGCCAAGGACCTGACGCCCAGTCAGTGTGCCCTTATTGCTGCCACGCTACCCAATCCACGTCGGTTTAGCAGTAAGGAACCTAGTCGCTATATGAAAAAACGTCAGAGGCAGATACGTGCCAACATGCGCTACGTAAAGCCTTTGGAAAAATAA
- a CDS encoding OmpA family protein: MKKMKTIILTLCAGIVMAGCSNLAKGTTIGAAGGAVLGAIVGKVAGNTAVGAAIGTAVGAGTGALIGKHMDKVKAEAEAVKNAQVETVTDANGLQGVKVTFDSGILFATNSSTLNASSQNTIKQIADVLKNNSDVDVAIFGHTDSTGTDAINNPLSEKRAKAVESQLKKLGVSNIKRVEGQGSKNPVADNSTAEGKKQNRRVEVYMYASEAMVKAAEAGTLK; the protein is encoded by the coding sequence ATGAAGAAAATGAAGACAATCATCCTGACACTCTGTGCAGGAATCGTCATGGCAGGTTGTAGCAATCTGGCCAAGGGAACAACAATCGGTGCAGCCGGCGGTGCAGTGCTTGGCGCTATCGTTGGTAAGGTAGCTGGTAATACAGCAGTAGGTGCTGCTATCGGTACTGCTGTTGGTGCTGGTACTGGTGCTCTGATTGGTAAGCACATGGATAAGGTGAAGGCTGAGGCTGAGGCTGTGAAGAACGCTCAGGTTGAGACCGTTACTGATGCCAATGGCCTGCAGGGTGTGAAGGTTACTTTTGATAGCGGTATCCTCTTTGCTACCAACTCATCTACATTGAACGCTTCTTCTCAGAACACCATCAAGCAGATTGCTGATGTGCTGAAGAACAACAGCGATGTAGACGTAGCTATCTTTGGTCACACAGACAGCACAGGTACCGATGCTATCAACAATCCTCTTTCAGAGAAGCGTGCAAAGGCTGTTGAGAGCCAGCTGAAGAAACTTGGTGTTTCTAACATCAAGCGTGTAGAGGGTCAGGGCTCAAAGAATCCTGTTGCTGATAACTCTACAGCAGAGGGCAAGAAGCAGAACCGTCGCGTAGAAGTATATATGTATGCTTCTGAGGCTATGGTCAAGGCTGCTGAGGCTGGCACATTGAAGTAA
- a CDS encoding glucosaminidase domain-containing protein, translating into MIKKTYLVAFVAFCLSSVASAQSVWNARYQNYINQYKDCAIEQMLKWKIPASITLAQGLLESGAGDSDLARKANNHFGIKCHGWTGRTIYKDDDARNECFRSYNSAYESYEDHSRFLASGQRYRGLFGLKITDYKGWARGLKAAGYATNPKYADRLIDIIQLYHLYEYDKARSYDKTLEAHTKDHMQNGQPLHPMGKYNKNYFIYARRGDTFRSIGEEIGISYKKIARYNERDRDDRLQEGEVIWLKKKQKRAPKEYKDRLHYIREGESMYTIAQKYGIRLESLYKMNHLSPDYQIRVGDALKLR; encoded by the coding sequence ATGATTAAGAAAACTTATCTCGTTGCGTTTGTCGCTTTTTGTCTTTCCTCTGTAGCGAGTGCCCAGTCTGTCTGGAATGCCCGTTACCAGAACTATATCAACCAGTATAAGGATTGTGCTATTGAGCAGATGCTGAAATGGAAGATTCCTGCCAGCATCACCTTGGCTCAGGGTTTGCTGGAGAGTGGGGCTGGTGACAGCGACTTGGCCCGTAAGGCCAACAACCACTTTGGTATTAAGTGCCACGGGTGGACAGGTCGTACTATCTATAAGGATGATGATGCGCGCAACGAGTGTTTCCGTTCCTATAATTCTGCTTACGAGTCGTATGAAGACCACTCTCGTTTCCTGGCTTCCGGTCAGCGCTATCGTGGACTCTTCGGTTTGAAGATTACCGACTATAAAGGTTGGGCCCGTGGCTTGAAAGCTGCCGGTTATGCTACCAACCCCAAGTATGCCGATCGCCTGATAGACATCATCCAGTTGTACCATCTTTATGAGTACGACAAGGCGCGCTCGTACGATAAGACTTTGGAAGCCCATACGAAGGACCACATGCAGAATGGTCAGCCCCTTCATCCCATGGGTAAGTATAACAAGAACTACTTTATCTATGCGCGCAGGGGAGACACGTTCCGTTCTATTGGCGAAGAGATAGGTATCTCATACAAGAAGATTGCCCGCTATAATGAGCGCGACCGCGACGACCGCTTGCAGGAAGGTGAAGTTATCTGGCTGAAGAAAAAACAGAAGCGTGCGCCCAAGGAATACAAGGACAGACTGCACTATATCCGTGAAGGTGAGTCCATGTATACTATTGCCCAGAAATACGGCATCCGTCTGGAGTCGCTGTATAAGATGAATCACCTGAGTCCCGATTACCAGATCAGGGTAGGGGATGCGTTAAAGCTGAGGTAA
- a CDS encoding LacI family DNA-binding transcriptional regulator produces the protein MATEKIRIKDIAERAGVSVGTVDRVLHERPNVSPAAREKVEKALAEMDYQPNVYASALAYNKDYLFCCVIPMHESEAYWDEIEEGVKACTALRRDFHISLKILYYERFNSASFENIAKECLDANPDGVIVVPARLDITRDFTEQLSDRIIPFILLDSYLPDLKPLAFYGQDSFQSGYFAARMMMLIASKEQEIMMMKQLNNGHVGSKQQSNRETGFRHYMRDHFPEISIIDVDLPLGGTKAQYDKILEDFFKEHPHVHHCITFNSKAHLVGEFLLRTNRRNVQIMGYDMVPKNAECVRQGSISFLIAQHAYMQGYACVETLFQAIVLKKEVNPVNYMPIELLVKENIEFYRRTNVG, from the coding sequence ATGGCAACTGAAAAGATTAGAATTAAGGATATCGCAGAGCGGGCGGGAGTGTCAGTGGGCACTGTCGACCGCGTTTTGCATGAAAGGCCTAACGTGTCTCCTGCAGCACGGGAGAAGGTAGAGAAGGCCTTGGCAGAAATGGATTATCAGCCTAATGTATATGCTTCAGCATTGGCTTATAATAAGGATTATTTGTTTTGTTGCGTCATTCCGATGCACGAAAGTGAAGCCTATTGGGACGAGATTGAAGAAGGCGTGAAGGCATGTACCGCCCTCAGGCGTGATTTCCATATCTCCCTGAAGATTTTGTATTACGAGCGCTTCAACTCGGCTTCTTTTGAGAATATTGCCAAGGAATGTCTGGATGCTAATCCTGATGGTGTCATCGTAGTGCCAGCCCGACTGGATATCACTCGCGATTTCACGGAACAGTTGTCCGACCGTATTATTCCTTTCATCTTGCTTGACTCCTATCTGCCGGATTTGAAGCCATTGGCTTTCTATGGTCAGGACTCTTTCCAGAGTGGCTATTTTGCAGCCCGTATGATGATGCTGATTGCATCTAAGGAACAGGAGATTATGATGATGAAGCAGCTCAACAACGGACATGTCGGTTCTAAGCAGCAGTCCAACCGTGAGACTGGCTTCCGTCATTATATGCGTGACCACTTCCCTGAAATTTCAATTATTGACGTTGATCTCCCTCTTGGTGGTACGAAGGCACAATACGATAAGATCCTGGAGGACTTCTTCAAGGAGCATCCTCATGTGCACCATTGTATCACCTTCAATTCCAAGGCCCACCTCGTTGGCGAGTTCCTGTTGCGTACCAATCGTCGTAACGTGCAGATTATGGGTTACGATATGGTGCCAAAGAATGCCGAATGTGTGCGCCAGGGCAGTATCTCGTTCCTGATTGCCCAGCATGCCTATATGCAGGGCTATGCCTGCGTGGAGACCCTTTTCCAGGCTATCGTACTGAAGAAGGAGGTGAATCCCGTGAACTACATGCCTATTGAACTGCTGGTCAAGGAAAACATTGAATTCTATCGCCGAACGAATGTCGGATAA
- a CDS encoding UxaA family hydrolase translates to MELKTYLKINPADSVVVCLVEKKKGDVIEAGGERVVLAEDVPAGHKVLLRDVKQGENIIKYGYPIGHALKDLKAGEWVNENNLKTNLSGTLEYTYSPVNEVLNIKKENRTFKGYVRKNGDVGVRNEIWIVPTVGCVNGIAERLAKQLREETGCKDIDSIYTWHHNYGCSQLSGDHENTRKVLRDIVLHPNAGAVLVLGLGCENNQPDDFMKLLGDYDKDRIRLLVTQKVDGDEVEAGMQILRELYAIASKDRREDVPVSKLRVGLKCGGSDGFSGITANPLVGEFSDWLVAQGGTSVLTEVPEMFGAETILMNRCETPQLFEKTVSMINNFKEYFLSHGEPVGENPSPGNKAGGISTLEDKALGCTQKCGRAPVSGVMEYGDRLSATGLNLLSAPGNDLVASTALASCGCHLVLFTTGRGTPFGTFVPTMKIATNPTLAERKPNWVDFSAGQLIQGRTMEELVPEFIDKVLAVASGEKARNEENDYREISIFKNGVTL, encoded by the coding sequence ATGGAACTTAAAACTTATCTCAAAATCAATCCTGCAGACTCTGTCGTTGTCTGTTTGGTAGAAAAGAAAAAAGGCGACGTCATCGAAGCTGGTGGCGAACGTGTGGTGCTGGCCGAGGATGTACCTGCTGGTCATAAGGTGCTGTTGCGCGATGTGAAGCAGGGTGAGAACATCATTAAATACGGCTATCCTATTGGTCATGCTCTTAAGGATTTGAAAGCTGGCGAATGGGTGAATGAGAATAATCTGAAGACGAATCTGTCTGGTACGCTTGAATATACATATTCTCCTGTTAACGAGGTACTTAATATCAAGAAGGAGAACAGGACCTTTAAGGGTTATGTTCGTAAGAATGGCGATGTGGGCGTACGTAATGAGATATGGATTGTGCCTACTGTGGGCTGTGTCAACGGTATTGCCGAGCGCCTCGCAAAACAGTTGCGTGAGGAGACCGGTTGCAAGGATATCGATTCTATCTATACCTGGCATCACAACTACGGTTGTTCGCAGCTGAGCGGTGACCACGAGAATACCCGCAAGGTGCTTCGCGACATTGTGCTTCATCCTAATGCCGGAGCAGTATTGGTACTGGGCCTGGGATGTGAGAACAACCAGCCTGATGACTTCATGAAGCTCTTGGGCGATTACGACAAAGACCGCATCCGCTTGCTCGTTACTCAGAAGGTTGATGGCGACGAGGTTGAGGCTGGCATGCAGATTTTGCGTGAGCTCTACGCTATTGCCAGCAAAGACCGCCGTGAGGATGTGCCTGTCAGCAAACTGCGTGTAGGCTTGAAGTGTGGTGGCTCTGACGGATTCAGCGGTATCACCGCCAATCCCCTTGTTGGTGAGTTCAGCGACTGGCTCGTGGCACAGGGTGGTACGAGCGTATTGACCGAGGTGCCTGAGATGTTTGGTGCTGAAACGATTCTGATGAACCGTTGCGAGACGCCTCAGCTCTTTGAGAAGACTGTTTCGATGATTAATAATTTCAAGGAGTATTTCCTGAGCCACGGCGAACCCGTAGGCGAGAACCCCAGTCCTGGTAACAAGGCAGGTGGTATCTCTACCCTCGAGGATAAGGCCCTTGGTTGTACGCAGAAATGTGGTCGTGCCCCTGTGAGCGGTGTGATGGAATACGGAGACCGCCTGTCGGCTACAGGCCTGAACCTCCTCTCTGCTCCTGGTAATGATCTCGTGGCTTCTACCGCTCTGGCTTCTTGCGGTTGTCACCTGGTATTGTTTACCACTGGCCGTGGTACGCCCTTCGGCACCTTTGTTCCTACGATGAAGATTGCCACCAATCCTACATTGGCCGAGCGTAAGCCCAACTGGGTGGATTTCTCTGCCGGACAACTCATTCAGGGTCGTACGATGGAGGAACTCGTGCCCGAGTTTATCGATAAGGTGCTGGCTGTTGCCTCTGGCGAGAAAGCCCGTAATGAGGAAAACGACTACCGCGAGATTTCAATATTCAAGAACGGCGTAACGCTATAG